In a single window of the Tellurirhabdus bombi genome:
- a CDS encoding DoxX family protein: protein MNYRNYYGENKGAATLLLRLGLGIDLGMHGLVRLPKLSKFADKMVADFSATILPDLVVRLFGLTLPFVELTIGILLFMGGRFLNWGAILGGITMSALIFGSALREEWAAVNIQLLHLLAFYFLLRDTERP, encoded by the coding sequence ATGAATTACCGAAACTATTACGGCGAAAACAAAGGAGCGGCAACCTTATTGCTGCGGTTAGGACTAGGAATTGACCTGGGTATGCACGGGCTGGTCAGGTTGCCGAAGCTCAGTAAATTTGCCGATAAAATGGTCGCCGATTTTTCGGCGACCATTTTGCCAGACCTGGTAGTGCGCTTATTTGGTTTAACCCTGCCTTTTGTGGAGCTAACCATTGGCATTTTGCTCTTCATGGGCGGACGATTCCTGAACTGGGGCGCCATCTTGGGTGGAATAACCATGTCAGCCCTTATTTTTGGCTCGGCGCTTCGTGAAGAGTGGGCAGCGGTGAACATTCAGTTGCTGCACCTGCTGGCCTTTTATTTTCTGCTCCGCGATACAGAACGGCCCTAG